One window from the genome of Anolis sagrei isolate rAnoSag1 chromosome 4, rAnoSag1.mat, whole genome shotgun sequence encodes:
- the LRRN2 gene encoding leucine-rich repeat neuronal protein 2, which produces MCPEKALTLHGSWTWQLKMRHFQLNLLLICMATTAAIPVVPWKVKCPLQCVCQIRPWYTPRSAYREATTVDCNDLFISTVPENLPEGTQILLLQSNNIVKVEQSELDYLRNLTELDLSQNSFSDILDFSLKNMPQLLSLHLEENQLAELPDNSFTGLANLQELYLNHNQIRRISPQAFAGLVNLLRLHLNSNFLRTVDNRWFQFLPSLEILMIGGNKVDAILDMNFRSLSNLRSLVLAGMYLKEISDYALVGLKSLESLSFYDNKLVNVPKRALQQVPGLKFLDLNKNPLQRIKQSDFTNMLHLKELGLNNMEELVSIDKFALINLPELTKLDVTNNPKLSYIHPSAFHHLPQMETLMLNNNALSALHKQTLESLPNLQEISIHSNPIRCDCVIRWVNSTENHIRFIEPQSTLCAEPPDLKRKHIRDVPFREMADRCLPLISDKSFPSHLEVMDGEDLFLHCRALAEPEPEIYWVTPSGFKLMPYSEDGKYRVYPEGTLEIHKITVQEAGLYTCMAQNLIGADTKSISLMVNNSFPVSEDRLELLVKEVQAYHILVTWRPHLNTVSSNLTWSSFDPSLDMTNVARIPTGTHMYNITRLHHSTEYWACLHVAFVDLQSKVACVNARTKEAPYQHLERRQGILIVLSLCLLLLTVSLIGNYGLGSFKPQDGSQGPCRSWKTSSSSVRVVYPTYIKRWDQGRKGDTLLAVEVQATLLDS; this is translated from the coding sequence ATGTGTCCCGAAAAGGCTTTGACTTTGCATGGAAGTTGGACTTGGCAGTTAAAAATGAGACACTTCCAACTGAACTTGCTTCTCATCTGTATGGCAACCACTGCTGCAATTCCTGTCGTACCCTGGAAGGTCAAATGTCCACTGCAGTGCGTCTGCCAGATCAGGCCATGGTACACACCCAGGTCCGCATACAGAGAAGCAACCACAGTTGACTGTAATGATTTGTTCATCTCCACAGTGCCTGAAAACTTGCCAGAGGGGACACAAATCCTTCTCTTGCAAAGCAACAATATTGTCAAGGTTGAGCAAAGTGAGTTGGATTATCTAAGAAACCTGACAGAGCTAGATCTGTCACAAAACAGCTTCTCTGACATTTTGgattttagcctgaagaacatgCCTCAGCTGCTGAGTCTTCACCTGGAAGAGAATCAGTTGGCTGAACTGCCGGATAACAGCTTCACAGGCCTGGCCAATCTCCAAGAGCTTTATCTTAACCATAATCAAATACGCAGGATCTCACCCCAAGCTTTTGCAGGCCTTGTAAACCTGCTTCGACTCCATCTGAACTCCAATTTCTTAAGAACAGTTGACAATCGCTGGTTTCAATTTCTGCCTAGTCTGGAGATCCTCATGATTGGAGGCAACAAAGTGGATGCCATTTTGGATATGAACTTCCGATCTCTATCAAATCTAAGGAGCCTGGTTCTGGCTGGAATGTACCTGAAGGAGATTTCAGATTATGCATTAGTAGGTCTAAAAAGTCTGGAGAGCTTGTCTTTCTATGACAACAAGCTTGTCAATGTCCCTAAGCGAGCACTGCAGCAAGTTCCTGGTCTTAAATTCTTGGATCTTAACAAAAACCCACTTCAGAGGATTAAGCAAAGTGACTTTACCAACATGCTGCACCTCAAAGAATTGGGGCTCAATAATATGGAGGAGCTGGTTTCCATTGACAAGTTTGCCTTGATAAACCTGCCTGAATTGACAAAACTGGATGTGACCAATAATCCTAAACTATCTTATATCCACCCCAGTGCTTTCCACCACCTGCCTCAGATGGAAACCCTCATGCTCAACAATAATGCGCTCAGTGCTTTGCATAAGCAAACCCTAGAATCCCTCCCCAATCTACAGGAAATCAGCATTCACAGCAATCCAATTCGCTGTGACTGTGTCATTCGTTGGGTCAATAGCACTGAAAACCACATACGATTCATTGAGCCACAATCTACACTATGTGCTGAACCTCCAGATCTAAAGAGAAAGCATATCCGGGACGTCCCTTTCAGAGAAATGGCTGATAGGTGCCTGCCCCTCATCTCTGACAAAAGTTTTCCTTCTCATTTAGAGGTAATGGATGGTGAAGATCTGTTTCTCCACTGCAGGGCTCTGGCTGAACCAGAACCAGAAATATATTGGGTCACCCCATCAGGTTTCAAGCTGATGCCCTATTCTGAAGATGGAAAATATAGAGTGTACCCTGAAGGAACACTGGAGATCCACAAGATTACAGTACAAGAGGCTGGGCTCTACACATGTATGGCTCAAAATCTCATAGGCGCTGACACTAAGAGCATCAGTCTAATGGTCAACAATTCTTTTCCTGTCAGTGAGGACAGGCTTGAGCTGTTAGTGAAGGAAGTCCAGGCCTACCACATCCTGGTTACCTGGAGACCTCATCTCAACACAGTTTCTTCTAACCTCACATGGTCCAGTTTTGATCCTAGTTTGGACATGACCAATGTGGCTCGTATTCCCACAGGCACTCACATGTACAACATCACACGGCTGCACCACAGTACAGAATACTGGGCTTGCCTTCATGTAGCTTTTGTAGACTTGCAAAGCAAAGTAGCCTGTGTCAATGCCAGGACTAAAGAGGCACCATACCAGCACTTGGAAAGGAGGCAGGGTATCCTAATAGTCCTGTCTCTTTGTCTTTTGCTGCTGACTGTTAGTCTTATAGGCAACTATGGCTTGGGTTCTTTCAAGCCCCAAGATGGGAGCCAGGGGCCCTGCAGATCATGGAAAACAAGCTCATCCTCAGTTCGAGTTGTGTATCCAACTTATATCAAACGCTGGGATCAAGGAAGAAAGGGTGATACACTCTTAGCTGTGGAAGTACAAGCAACACTGCTGGACTCTTGA